One Peribacillus simplex NBRC 15720 = DSM 1321 genomic region harbors:
- a CDS encoding HlyD family efflux transporter periplasmic adaptor subunit yields the protein MKKLIMIGTVLVLAIGGCVWFFMKDNAEPVIAKSVTATVEKGDLEVQISGSGSVAAINSEDITSSVTDEVDEVLVAKNELVEKDDELITFTDGSDPITAPFDGTVTTLDVEEGDRVSSSEVVAHVTDYKKLKTTISVDELDVPSVKKGQTVEIKASAFEDETFTGKVTSVAKEGTYENGVSSFDVTIKIEKPGDIKIGMSTEVSILTNSVKDALYVPIEAVQIDGEEKYVNIQQSGTTEGAASTKTVVETGISNDRYIEITSGVEEGQFVSLPITINESSTGSGGEGMRGGQGGEVRMQSGSGMPSGGMPSSGGMPSGKGGQ from the coding sequence AATGATAGGTACGGTTTTAGTGCTGGCGATTGGGGGATGCGTTTGGTTTTTCATGAAGGACAATGCTGAGCCTGTAATTGCAAAGTCGGTGACGGCTACAGTTGAAAAAGGAGATCTTGAAGTTCAAATAAGCGGTTCCGGATCGGTCGCCGCAATCAATAGTGAGGACATCACTTCCTCTGTAACGGATGAAGTGGATGAAGTCCTTGTAGCGAAGAATGAATTGGTTGAGAAAGATGATGAACTCATTACCTTCACGGATGGAAGTGACCCGATAACGGCCCCATTCGATGGAACCGTGACAACATTGGATGTAGAAGAAGGGGATCGTGTATCAAGCAGTGAAGTGGTGGCACATGTTACGGATTATAAAAAATTGAAAACCACGATCAGTGTTGATGAATTGGATGTTCCAAGTGTTAAAAAAGGACAAACAGTTGAAATTAAAGCCAGTGCTTTTGAAGATGAAACGTTTACAGGAAAAGTGACCAGTGTAGCAAAGGAAGGTACATATGAGAATGGAGTTTCTTCGTTCGATGTCACAATCAAAATTGAAAAACCCGGAGATATAAAAATTGGGATGTCGACTGAAGTAAGCATTTTGACGAATAGTGTAAAAGATGCTTTATATGTTCCGATTGAAGCAGTCCAAATTGACGGTGAAGAGAAATATGTGAATATACAACAATCCGGAACAACTGAAGGTGCTGCTAGTACAAAGACAGTGGTGGAGACTGGGATCAGCAATGATAGGTATATTGAAATAACTTCGGGTGTTGAAGAAGGCCAGTTTGTTTCCTTGCCTATTACCATCAATGAAAGCTCCACTGGCAGTGGCGGCGAAGGAATGAGGGGAGGCCAAGGAGGCGAAGTAAGAATGCAGAGCGGCAGCGGAATGCCGAGCGGCGGGATGCCAAGCAGTGGCGGAATGCCAAGTGGCAAGGGAGGTCAGTAA
- a CDS encoding ABC transporter ATP-binding protein, with amino-acid sequence MAKPIIKIKNMSKSYELGGETVKALQDVCLTIDKGDFISIIGPSGSGKSTFMNMIGCLDKPDIGEYLLDGKEVEKMKDNELAAIRNIKIGFIFQNFNLLAKLTALENVELPLVYRGASVKERREVANACLDMVGLSDRKNHLPTQLSGGQQQRVAIARALAGNPPVLLADEPTGALDSKTSKEVLQMLKELNEKGQTIILITHDLEVAKEATRVVRIQDGQLFENGGDWIELERINEDGYTQYQNQ; translated from the coding sequence ATGGCGAAACCCATCATAAAAATTAAGAACATGTCTAAATCATATGAATTAGGCGGAGAAACGGTTAAGGCACTTCAAGATGTCTGTCTTACAATCGATAAAGGCGATTTCATTTCCATCATCGGACCTTCTGGATCAGGGAAATCGACGTTCATGAATATGATTGGCTGCCTTGACAAGCCTGACATAGGTGAATATCTTCTTGATGGAAAAGAAGTGGAAAAGATGAAGGATAATGAGTTAGCCGCCATTCGTAATATTAAAATAGGATTTATCTTTCAAAATTTCAACCTGTTGGCAAAACTGACAGCGTTGGAGAATGTCGAACTTCCCCTGGTTTATAGAGGGGCAAGCGTGAAGGAAAGAAGAGAAGTGGCCAATGCGTGTCTTGATATGGTTGGCCTGAGTGACCGGAAGAATCATTTGCCGACCCAACTGTCGGGTGGACAGCAGCAAAGAGTTGCGATTGCAAGGGCACTTGCCGGTAACCCTCCCGTTTTATTGGCGGATGAGCCGACGGGGGCTCTGGATAGTAAAACGAGTAAAGAAGTGCTGCAGATGCTGAAAGAATTGAACGAAAAGGGACAAACAATCATTCTTATAACCCATGACTTGGAAGTGGCAAAAGAAGCAACTCGTGTCGTTCGGATACAGGATGGTCAGCTATTTGAAAACGGAGGTGATTGGATTGAACTTGAGCGAATCAATGAAGATGGCTATACGCAGTATCAAAACCAATAA